In Phaseolus vulgaris cultivar G19833 chromosome 7, P. vulgaris v2.0, whole genome shotgun sequence, the genomic stretch tataaattaatatttttaacaaatatgaaatttacttaaaattaatatatcaatacccttgtttatcttattatttattcacttacttttctttactttaattagttttactaaaaaatagtattaaaaatttatataattttattttaaaaaaattatttacaattttaaaattttctaagtaaaactaaatataaatatttaatttttataatttttaaatatttattatttttccagATTTTAATAGATTACATAACAAACACAAATTTGAAGACTAAATGTTGAAAATAGAAAAGAGAAATGAATACACGAATATagtaaaagaagaaacaacactATTCATATGACAAATATTGTTTCAGAAATAAGATTCACATCTATTTGACATTTGgctcaataaaaaaaagtgttgttaacaaaaatattattagtactccatactatatttttttattggtgataatatacattttaaaaatttatttaattggattaaaatttatatttaattaaaattaaattaaattgaataatcGATAAATTTACATGTATTAGTACTATATTAGCtatgttttaataaaatttatgtgaCTAATGTGttcgtatttattaaaataaatttaaatttatattaataatataatataaatgtgggcataataatattatttatttaattttaatattaaacataattatatataaataaaaaataaaaaatgcggtggCCAGTTTATATAATAGGGTTCAACTTTCTGAAAAAGCTGCACTTTGATAAATATTTGCTATGGCCATGTGACCCACCGATCAATGTAATTTCAGTATTTGTCATTACACTTGCACTACCACCTGTGTCTATATTACTTTCTGCCTATGCTTCCACTGCATTAAACTGCACCAAGTTACTTTACTCAACAGCTATATATCATGTCACCAACTAATCGAAGAatcataacaaaaatatatttcaaagaTCCCAACTAAATCTTGTTTTATTATCAATAGCATTCTTAACCCAAAACAAAACTGTGTTAACGAGTATCAAAACTCACGCCTTTATTAAGTATTCTTTGAAAATCCACGTCgattagagattagagcctGTCGATTaaagattagagtctttcattgtatgtAAGTGAGTAtggtatataaatgggtgcaaacctcaacaactagttttatgaggttgagttggGCTTAAAGTCCACCTTGTAATATATTCTCTTATATTAACCACTTACCGTCGCATATTTTGTTACATATCTTAACCACTTACAATTAACGAATATTTCTCGTTAACAACAGAAATTAACTGCACTCATTTTGGTGGAATTTGACTAAATATGTGAAATCAAATCAGTTAACTAGATATTATATAGATCTATAAGTATCATTTTCGACATCTAATTACTTTCTCATTCACTTGTATTCAATTATTTTGTAACTCCTACGAAGTTGAATGTGAAAACTTTGCTCGTTTAGCTCTGATATTCATATCGAACTACTCAAATTCATCTCGGGTAAGAACAAAAACcttgttatatttttaaaatgatatttttccCTGACTCTTGGATAGAGAATTGAGTGAACTTGAGTTGACATGTATAAGTTATATCATACCATGCTATTAAGTGCATCTGAGTTGATATGTATCAGTCATGTTATGCTATTGAGTTGATATCTCAACTACATGTTGTGTTGGTTGAAATTAAAAGCAATTGTGAACCGAAATCAGTTTGTGTTGTGATACTTTTATGACTCTCCAGGGGTGGATTAATTAGATAATTTGGTGGTCCATCTATGTGGACACTAACCAGAACATGCTGAGACAAAACCATGGTACAATTTGTGGCTCATCGCTCACTTAAAAACGATTTTTCAACTACTAATTGTGGCAGTTAATTAGGAAAGAGTAGTTCTTTATCACTAATTAACTAAAGGGGTCTCCATTTTTTTTGTAAGAATTTGAGATTTTATATAAGGGATTAAAGAAAGGTAAATTGTAGAGGAGTTGTGTTTTTGTTTGCATATAATGGAGGGTTGAGTTACCTTACTGCTAAGGATAAAGGACACAAAGAGAGAAGTAGAAGAAACAGGACATGATGCAGTGCTTTGAGGTTCTTAAAAAGGTTGAGGTGGTTCACGCGGGTTCCATTCCATTCCAAATTTGATACAAAGGCATGGCCCCATAAAATTTCGTGTGCATGATCGAAAAATACTAGTTGAGTATTAGTTTGGTCGTTGAGGGAATTTAATTATCAACAGCTCTTCACCGGTGAGAATTTAATACTCCCAATCTATGGTTCAAATCAAGGAAatttgcaacctgctacctccCAAccctatttttatatataactacATTCACTCATGCTTTTCTTCCCTCATCTCTTTGCCAACCCTTTGTCCCCACATTCACCATATTAATCGATATAGTAGAAGTGACAGTTGATACCCCACCAATCGTGTTTGTGTGTATTGTCATCCATTTCTGCTAAAAATAGGAATTTGAGCTTAGTTTAAGCTTTTGGAACAGATTCTCATATTCTCTATTTGCGTGCGTGCTAGCAGAGAATTCACCATGGTGGGTATCTTTTCGTTGGTCACAGGGAGGCCTGGAGCCAGTGGATTTGGATCTTCCTCCACTGCTGAACAGGTTACGGAAGGAATTGATGCCAGCAACCTCACTGCAATCATCACAGGTCAGAATATAACATCAATTCCTAGTTTTTCACAATGTTTCACAGGACACACAAATGTTCACTCCATATATTTTATAATCTTATTCTAGCTAATTTTCGAAGAATCTTAATgttaattatcaatattttaaaaacaggcTGTTGTTTTCTTGACAAAATTAAGTTTTCGAATTCAGTGTGATCCCCTGATTATGGCTGCATGAGTATCattttttacaatataaaaaCTGGAGATAAAACCCACCGTTGGTTATGGTTCTGACTCTCACATGGTGTAAATAATTTTCATGATTTTACTACCTTCATGTTTGTCGTTTTTTAGACATTTGTTTGTGAATAGATTTATGTAACCGCAGGAGACAGGGTCTTCTCTTCACATGGTTTTGTtttgtatctttttttttttttcatttttagttgaGTGAAAAAATTGAAATGTTGAGAGCATCAACATGTGAGTTTGAGTGACAGTCGCTGCTTGAGTCTATGATTGTGTACCCTGTTGAAGTATTGCTCTGAAATCACGAAAAGGAGACATATTTTTGTGGTACAGAATGTTTGATGATGTTGTTCTTTATATGAATTTCCTTCCATTTGTGGCAACATTTTTAAGTTTGCAGATACTTGTGATTATTTTTTTCGTTATGTTGTCTGGGTGAGTCTTGATAAAGCTTTCATTTTTTGCCAATAGCATGAAGAAGATAATAAATTTTTGGTACAATTTACAAAGCATTTCACATGTAATTTGTAGAATAATGGAAAATTGCAAGCCACAGATTAAGAATGAGATGGAAGTTATGATTTTGGATGAGGTGAGGTGTTAATAAACTATTGTGCAGTATAAAACATTGGGAATGAAAATGCAGGAGGAGCAAGTGGAATAGGGTTGGAGACAGCACGTGTCTTGGCTCTTCGAAAGGCCCATGTCATTATTGCTGCGAGGAACATGGAGTCTGCAAAGGAAGCCAAACAACTCATACTGCATGAGAAGGAGTCAGCTCGAGTGGACATATTGAAACTCGACCTTTGCTCAGTCAACTCTGTCAGAACATTTGTTGACAACTTCATCGCCCTTGCTCTTCCTCTCAACATCTTAATGTGCTTTCTTTcacccactttctctctctcaatACCACTGTGTTGGATTTAACATTCAGAGTTTTGGATctcagataaaatataaaagtcaTTCAAAACAAAATAGTTTGACATAAAACCAAACTCCTTTCATTTAAGAGCGAATTAAATTACTTGGCCCCATTTGCCGTTTCCCCGTACAATATGTAGATCTAATGCCATTTTTGTGATTTGGTTTCAGAAACAACGCAGGGGTCATGTTCTGCCCTTATCAGAAAACAGAAGATGGGATCGAGATGCAGTTTGCAACAAATCATCTTGGTTAATATCACTGTTTACTGTATTGAATAAATGTTAATTATACACTTTGtaacatttttttcattataacattggaattaaataataactttgTATATATTCTGATATATTCTGGAAAGTCTGATTTGCAGTATTCTCACCTCTCAGGTCATTTTCTCTTGACGAACCTTCTTCTTGACAAGATGAAACAAACAGCAAAAGAAACTGGAATAGAGGGCAGGATCGTTAATCTGTCATCAATTGCTCACTTATACACTTACGAAGAAGGGATTCGCTTTGATAACATCAATGAAGAAGATGGGTATGCAATGCATATGAGAGTTTAATTAAGGGTTATGCAACTCTGTGATAAATAATTAGTATAATCAGAGATAAAAATTGTATCAATGGAGATAACTATACATATTATTGGTATAACTTTTCAGATACTCTGACAAGAAGGCATATGGACAGTCCAAGTTAGCCAACATATTACACGCAAACGAGCTTTCTCGTCGCTTACAGGTGAACCTTTCTTTTGCTCAATTTTGGTTACtgattaagaaaaacaaaattttaaaactaagaTGTATTGATGATAATGGtaagagaaaataataaaatatgtttactaaaaaggttaaaaaaaaataactttatctCAAGCATTTATTATTCCTTCATTTATTGaccatttattaatttatacagGAAGAGGGTGTGAACATCACGGCCAACTCAGTCCACCCAGGGGTGATAATGACTCCTCTCATGAGACACTCTTCTTTACTTATGAGTACGTAAAAATGACAACAACAGTAACAAAACACAAAACATTTAATGTTCTTTTCATCGTTCATACTAGACTGAGACAATATTATAATATCAAACAGATTTTTTGAAGACTTTTACCTTCTTCATGTGGAAGAGCGTCCCGCAGGTATTGTTGTCCTTCTAGCTTGGATTTTAATACAGATGCAAAATGTTGCTTTCGAGAGTACTCAAAAATGTGGAATCACCAATCATAATTCTCTCTGTTTTTCTAATTTTGTCCAAACAGGGAGCAGCCACAACGTGCTTTGTTGCTCTGCACCCAAGTTTGAAAGGGGTGTCTGGGAAGTACTTTCTGGATTGTAACGAGTATCAACCAAGTGCACATGCCTTAAACCAACTCTTAGGAAGAAATCTGTGGGATTTCAGCAACAAATTGCTTAACTCACTTTCTAAAGCTTAAATAATTTCACCAATAAACCCAACTATGTTTggatattaaattaaaagaactTCTAAAAATTCTTTTAATCTGTATCCAAACGGTTAATTCATAATCGATGTAACAAAACTCTCTATGCTTACCTACAGAGCAGATATAATAATAAGTTTTAAATATGAGGGAAGATATTTCCCAAAGATATCTATATGATTAGTGCTTACACTTGACTTAATTTGTACGTTGTACGCGTTATATATAGTGTCCTCTTTTGTTGTATCaaacatattattaaattaaactgAAACTAAGATAGCAATGCGTTGTTAAAATTGGactgtaaaataaaatttagattcAGCTTCGGTTGATTGTGCAGTCTGGTTGATTCAAATGATGTTTTTAAGGATTTTATAAACATATTAATGATGATTTAGTCCAATCAAACGATTAGTTTAATCAGATTTTGACTTTAAGCTATACACGCACTTAACTTCTGAAATCGTAATCACAATGGATACACTAGAGAATTCGACGTGTTAATTGGATTTACAAAGGCCAAAGTAACAAACTCTGAATTTTAAGTATTTTGatttattgtaaaataataattgtttaaAGCTTAGTACAATATTACAAAGTAATTTCACACTTAAAaagtattaatatttaaaatttaattttgataaaaaaaacaggtataaaaataagagttttttttcataacttcgaaaaattgtaaataatttaaTCGAAAACTTTAAAGATTACAAATACTTTACATTTCCTTTGCATCATATATGCAAAAGACAAAGCTAGAGTACAAATGAGACACTGTAGTTAACAACAAAAACATGTTTATGTGTAGTGTAAAAGAGACATAAGTAAATTtaggaagagaaagaaaaaaaggagaATAGGGAAAAACTAGGTGGGAATAGAAGAGTGTGTGGTTTGATGATGCTCCCACAGGCCCACAGCTCTTACTACGCAAGCAGAAGCAGCTACAATTAACGCTGCAAAAATTGGTGGAACGATGACATCGATGCTGGTTTTGGTGAGAAGACGAGCAGGGAAACACGGTGTTTCCTCCAACGGAACTCTAACAAGGGATCCATCGTTAGTTTTGCACGTACGAGAGGAAGCGATGGTGGAGACAAAAGCCACCTCGGTGGAGAGTGAAGCAACTGCCACCGTAAACGTCATTAGCGCCACCCAACTCAGAGCAGACATTAGCAGAGGCCACGAACGGATGAAATTAGAGAGCCACAAAAACATTGCCATCCAAGTTATTAAAGTAGTATTTGCTGTGGAATAATCTTCAATGAAAACACCAAACATTAAAGGAGAACTGAACTTAAAAAAGTACTATTAACCTAATCAAAGCTACTTTTTGAGATGAGGGGTGGTTGGAGTTTTGGGTGAGGGTTTGGAGTGCTGGACTCTCCTTCGTGGGTTGGTTGTTGCAGATTAGGTTTAGATTATTAAGCTGGAAAGTGAAGAGCTATTTCATCACATCTGATGAAATTTTAGGTCAACTTGTTAGTTTTtgggagaaaaaaaaacttttaagacAGATAAATAATTGtgcacaaaatttcttaaaattgaTATCAAGGTTAAgttatgaataaattttatttcatactctattacttaaaaaaataactattctacgatatttttaaaataaaatattatattataataaaataataatttttttaggtgTGTAAAGGGTAAGAAATGAAGTTATCGTTGCCCTAAAActcatttcaataaaaaaaatcttagaatcgaaatctttcaagaatttttattttattgtacaCATTGTAAGATGTCATATAAATCCAAAGAAGAAATTAGGCCAAAAATAAGTTTGCCATTTATTGTCCAAAAAGCTATTTGGTAGCTACAAAAAATAGCTTAAAATTGTAGTAAGCATACTGATGCAATAAGAATTTTGTAATGAataacttgtaaaaaaagtgaaGTAGCATTAACTTCACCCTTCCCAGCCTTCTCCTCCACTCGCAAATTTTCATTTCTACCTATACTTATCTTCAAAGAAAATTGCACTGTCCACTTATTTTCCTTCTTTTGACTCATCTTAGCTTCGGGAAATCCTAAACCTTCACTCCTCCCTCAACAAAATTTGCGAAATTGTTTACTTGTTACACTTTAACAATCAGCAGACTTTATATTTATACACCCTTTTCAATTTATTGCATGCTATGATTGCAAggaaatatatgtatataattttatgagtaaatttctctatattttacaaaaaaaaataaacagtaCACACAAAAAGGAAATCAAGAAGTGAGaacaattattatataattatttgtatgaCACATATTAtgtacatatataaatatacaatcaaatttactattttatttatgtgCATTAATTTAAATCATTCTTATAATGACTAGGCAGGATAAAAGACATTCAATGTAAATGACCATCTAATCTAATTCAAAGATCACTTATTTAATCACTTATTTAATCTCTTAAAGTCAAACCTCCAACtacatataatttaaatgtCTAGTTTATCTAAATAGTGTGAAGTTAGACATAAAGTAAACTAGGAATACCATTGTTAAGTTAAATGAATATCAATCAAGTAgaataataaagtaaaaagaTGGTTCCTTATTCATGTCATTATACACAAATTACACAAAATAATGAGGTTAGGGACACCCCACTTAATAAGAAGAATATAAATTGATTAGtttacatatataataaatatcatCCTTTACTTGAATACTTTTGAAGATCGACATATTGATTTGTCATGTTTTCTCTCttctattttttgttatttctttTTCAAGAGTGTGTGTATACATCTTAAATCAATATTCTTACTTATAATAATTACATTTCTCTTAGATTGAAGATAAATCTTCCTGGTAATTGGGAAAACTATAATTCAGTAAATTACACCTAGAAAGTTTTAATAGAGTAAAAGAATTTTAGTAACCTTATCCTTACATTAAAGTTATCATATCATGATCAATAGAAATTAAGAATCTATTTGTTCTAATATAAATAAGTAGCCTAATAAGTTAACCTTGTTATTTCCTTTGATCATTTTTTGATTTGTCTTTATGATATGAAATTGTTGTCAAATGATTAATTAAGATTGTAAATGGTCTTAATATGTTCTAATACTTAGACAAAACAACTTATTTGGTTCATGATTCAGATGATTATTCTTTACATGCAAGTTTCTTTCCTTTGATGCAAATTGTTTATCTTTTCGTGAATCGGTCATGCAAGAGTTATTTCatcatgtatatttttttactaacaTATCTCTGGCTCATGTCAAGCAAGTGTTTTACTATAGAATTTGTTGGATCATGAACATCAGAATGAAATCCTTTAGCATTTCTTGAGAGACTTTATGTCCATCTGCATCAAACGAAGATTCAATTGCGGGACTCTTTAGAAGGAAGGCACTGAGtgaaactttaaaaaatttgaTCATTATATCATACACAATATTTTAGACAAAACCTTATGTTTTTCATTACTTACTCCTAAAAAGGCACTAGcgcaaaaatataaaataaatgcggttattttacatttacaaatgcggttatagaaccgcatttgatcagcacacATTCATAAATCGGAgatatacaaatgcggtcatagaaccgcatttataaatttgatttacaaatgcggttaattaaaataaccgcatttgtatattattctgaatgagGGATGAGGGTTTAGGGGTTTAAGATATacgaatgcggtcttggtaataaccgcatttgtaaataggaaaaacacatttacaaatgcggttttggtaaatgaccgcatttgtaaatagtgttttttttttaagtgcaGTTTGTATTGTGCATaaaccatataaattaataacctgcataatgatcaaacccagccagacaaatacagaaatatagtAATCAATTGAGATCAtcaaatgtacatttacaagtaatcaaattacatatacataaaaccactattgtttacctatgctagagttataaaaatttatgaaatatgtggacctaTGCTAGAGTAATcaaataacctgcataatgatctaacatatgaaatgccttcctcattcattggtgtttcttctgtgaataactgcattgcaaagttgacataaattagtttttagatatatatatatgttcaagaattataaaaatgatttaacatatatagtacctctttccaaccagttttaactcctagtcttataatggtaatcatccattgcataatgtaatagccacactcatagcttcctggttgtttattacactataattcaataaaaagtaatatgttagtatattgataaacaatgataatagagtaagaaaaaaattacaaacctttattcttatccaattcaaattatttgaacttgatcgaccttttaggatgttatatccacgccatgaactggttaatacaaaaaacctcgttagtagatggttaattagtaacatatacaaagtttagtttataatgtacttacgtatcaatgatatccttaaattttgtgggaatcttcttgtgtagggaacaaaaccacatagcagtcttatcaaccattgataagacaagtaactgccaatgatgcctatatcatcaatgaaaagagttagtaaatatttaaaacatgaaataataataattgatgacatataattaaacttactcattaatataagggcataaataaatttgttttccctctttttccagggtgttagtgatgtatgcttgagtctcagatgactttggtccaacgggattagtatatgcaggatataagaatccatacatattttccttcccctcagtgatacagactctatgcaaaaacctacaagtttttagttaaagcataatcaataataatttaacataaagtaaattgaataataggtaaagatacttacatcataaaaaactgaattatacttatattgagctcctgtttcccagatataaattctgataaatctgtgttgtaaatcatcagtggcagttcagtatttatttgaaaaaatgtatcatcccacgaaactggaaaaggttcattgccaatctgactagcaatgagacgtaaGGAAGCTagaggatcgtcaactggaacctcacgcttctttttcggacttggtggccgaaa encodes the following:
- the LOC137829491 gene encoding short-chain dehydrogenase TIC 32 B, chloroplastic-like, which produces MVGIFSLVTGRPGASGFGSSSTAEQVTEGIDASNLTAIITGGASGIGLETARVLALRKAHVIIAARNMESAKEAKQLILHEKESARVDILKLDLCSVNSVRTFVDNFIALALPLNILINNAGVMFCPYQKTEDGIEMQFATNHLGHFLLTNLLLDKMKQTAKETGIEGRIVNLSSIAHLYTYEEGIRFDNINEEDGYSDKKAYGQSKLANILHANELSRRLQEEGVNITANSVHPGVIMTPLMRHSSLLMNFLKTFTFFMWKSVPQGAATTCFVALHPSLKGVSGKYFLDCNEYQPSAHALNQLLGRNLWDFSNKLLNSLSKA